The genomic DNA TCGAGCAGGCGCTCGACGCAACCGTCGGCGCGCACCCGCTCGTCGATCTCGATCACGCGCTCGTAGACCTGCTCCGGCAGGATGATTTCCTTGGCAAAAATATCCGGCCGCGCCTGGTAGGCGATGCGCAACGCGTCGCGAAAACCCTTGGTGATGAGCAGCAGCACTCGGTCGCCCTTGCGCTCCAGCAGCGCATTGGTTGCGACCGTGGTGCCCATCTTGATGTCGCCGATCCGATCCGCGGGAATGGCGGTGCCGGATTTTAGCCCAAGCAGGTCGCGAATGCCCTGGATGGCGGCATCGGCATAGACCTCAGGGTTCTCGGACAGAAGCTTGCGCGGGTGCAGCCGGCCCTGCGGATCGCGGCCGATGACGTCGGTGAAGGTGCCGCCCCGGTCGATCCAGAAATCCCATTTCTTGTTCACCGCGGCTTCCGGCATTCTGCTTATCCAATCTGTGCGAGCGTATGTTCTGTTAGTTCGCCGTTTCGACCGCGGCAATCGCCAGTTGATGTTACATTTGGAAATGCAACGTTACGAAACCTGGGAGCCGCTTGATGCATTTCTCCTGCGACCGTTCACCGAAATGTGAACGTTTGCTGAAGGAGAGATACCATGAAGAAGCTCATCCTGGCGTCTGTTTCGGCGCTCGCCCTGCTGGGGGTCGCGGCTTGCAGCAACAGCGGTACCGGCACTGACAACACGACCACCCAAAGCACCAACCCGCCGGCCAATGAGCAGCCGATGAAGCCAGCTACGCCTGACGCTTCGAAGCCTGCTGAACCGGCTCCGGCAACACCTCCTGCTGCGCCCGCGCAGTAGAAGCCAATCGAATGAAATCCGGAAGGCCGGCCTTGCGCTGGCCTTCCTTTTTTTGCCGGGACTGCGGTCAACGGCCGTTGGGCCTGCGGCATCGTCCCGGCTTGATAGCGGTGGGCGGTTCGCACTAAGTAGCCGGCATGTCGATTTGGGACCGCCTCGGCGACTTCATCGCTCGTGTTTCGTCGTCGGCGTCCTCGGGCGTCGCCGATGTCGTCGAGGCCGTGCGTACAGTGTTTTCCGGCGACCCGGATCTGCGCCGGCGCGTTGCCTTCTCGGTGGCGATGATCGCGCTCTCGGCCAAGATGGCGAAGGCTGACGGCATCGTCACTCAGGATGAAGTGCGCGCCTTCCAGGAAATCTTCGACGTGCCGCCGAGCGAGACGCGCAACGTGGCGCGCCTCTACGATCTTGCCAAGCGCGATGTCGCAGGGTTCGAGATCTATGCCCAGCGCATGGCGCAACTCTGCGGTTCGGGCCACGCGAATTGCATGATGCTGGAAGACATACTCGACGGGCTGTTCCATATCGCCAAGGCCGACGGGCTGATCCACGAGCGGGAAGGGCAATTCCTGCATCGCATTGCCGAGATTTTCCGGATCGACGAGGCGCATTACCAAGCGATCCTGTCGCGGCACGTCAATCTCGGCGCCGCCGATCCCTATGTCGTTCTCGGCATCGAGCGAGGGAAGCCGTTCGAGGAGGTCAGGAAGCGCTACCGCAAGCTGGTCTCCGACAATCACCCTGATAGGCTTATCGCGCGCG from Mesorhizobium sp. M1E.F.Ca.ET.045.02.1.1 includes the following:
- a CDS encoding DnaJ family molecular chaperone is translated as MSIWDRLGDFIARVSSSASSGVADVVEAVRTVFSGDPDLRRRVAFSVAMIALSAKMAKADGIVTQDEVRAFQEIFDVPPSETRNVARLYDLAKRDVAGFEIYAQRMAQLCGSGHANCMMLEDILDGLFHIAKADGLIHEREGQFLHRIAEIFRIDEAHYQAILSRHVNLGAADPYVVLGIERGKPFEEVRKRYRKLVSDNHPDRLIARGLPQEFIKIATTRVAAINAAYEMIERGLRHV